A region from the Ciconia boyciana chromosome 1, ASM3463844v1, whole genome shotgun sequence genome encodes:
- the LOC140648210 gene encoding G-protein coupled receptor 183-like yields MAVAEAVFLPANLTASNQSSCNVHNHHFSAKVTFSLFYTALLVFGACGNILALCITFQRRKKKLNSTDLYLVNLALSDALFTLALPGRIAYYILEFDWPFGDWFCRATAFIFYMNTYVGIYFMTCVSVDRYIAVVRTRHPGRIRKMSRARGVCVLIWSLVFLQTAPLLLRPMTRRMGDKLTCMEYFNFEEIPKLPYLLLGACMLGFFLPVGIILVCYVRINLKLCQTAKENPLTVKNGHHRRAFTVILVVLLAVLLCFSPYHLNIVQFMVRKILYQPSCREQQAFKMSLQVTVAFMNLNCCIDPIIYFFAFRGYKRRLLRIFRNSGSMATSSTAKTPSESNSNSQPPGSISV; encoded by the coding sequence ATGGCTGTTGCAGAGGCTGTGTTCCTGCCCGCCAACCTCACCGCCAGCAACCAGAGCAGCTGCAACGTGCACAACCACCACTTCTCCGCCAAAGTCACCTTCTCCCTCTTCTACACTGCCCTGCTGGTGTTTGGCGCCTGTGGGAACATCCTGGCCCTCTGCATCACCTTCCAGCGCAGGAAGAAGAAACTCAACTCCACCGACCTCTACCTGGTGAACCTGGCCCTCTCCGATGCCCTCTTCACCCTGGCACTGCCAGGCAGGATCGCCTACTACATCCTGGAGTTCGACTGGCCCTTCGGGGACTGGTTCTGCAGGGCCACAGCCTTCATTTTCTACATGAACACCTATGTGGGCATCTACTTCATGACCTGCGTAAGCGTGGACCGCTACATCGCCGTGGTGCGCACCAGGCACCCCGGCAGGATCCGGAAGATGAGCCGTGCCAGGGGCGTCTGCGTCCTCATCTGGTCCTTGGTGTTCCTGCAGACGGCGCCGCTGCTTCTGCGGCCCATGACGCGGAGGATGGGGGACAAGCTGACGTGCATGGAGTACTTCAACTTCGAGGAGATTCCCAAGCTGCCCTACCTGCTCCTGGGGGCCTGCATGCTTGGCTTCTTCCTGCCCGTGGGCATCATCTTGGTGTGTTACGTGAGGATCAACCTCAAGCTCTGCCAGACGGCCAAGGAGAACCCACTGACGGTGAAGAACGGGCACCACCGCCGGGCCTTCACTGTCATCCTGGTGGTGCTGCTGGCCGTCCTCCTCTGCTTCAGCCCCTACCACCTCAACATCGTCCAGTTTATGGTCAGGAAGATCCTCTACCAGCCGTCCTGCCGCGAGCAGCAAGCCTTCAAGATGTCCCTGCAAGTCACTGTGGCATTCATGAACCTCAACTGCTGCATCGACCCCATCATCTACTTCTTTGCCTTCCGGGGCTACAAGCGGAGGCTGCTCCGCATCTTCAGGAACAGCGGCTCGATGGCCACCTCCTCCACTGCCAAGACCCCCTCCGAGAGCAACAGCAACAGCCAGCCACCCGGCTCCATCTCTGTTTAG